A region of Cucumis melo cultivar AY chromosome 2, USDA_Cmelo_AY_1.0, whole genome shotgun sequence DNA encodes the following proteins:
- the LOC103487455 gene encoding heme oxygenase 1, chloroplastic — translation MASINSISPSQSLFKNTLFVIPTSFSNLNLDSCFLPNKRVPISLRFQKNPVGISTVRMRTVPFVSATTAEKPQKRYPGESKGFVEEMRFVAMKLHTRDQAKEGEKVTKEPQEGPVGKWEPTVEGYLKFLVDSKLVYDTLDRIIAKAVFPSYAEFSNTGLERSEPLAKDLEWFKEQGYAIPEPSSPGVTYARYLEELSEKDPQAFICHFYNIYFAHTAGGRMIGRKVAEKILDNKELEFYKWDGDLSQMLQNVREKLNKVAESWSREEKNHCLEETEKSFKHSGEILRLILS, via the exons ATGGCTTCCATTAACTCAATTTCCCCTTCTCAATCCCTTTTCAAAAATACCCTTTTCGTAATTCCCACTTCTTTTTCGAACCTCAATTTAGATTCCTGTTTCTTACCCAACAAAAGGGTTCCTATTTCCCTTCGATTTCAGAAGAACCCAGTTGGGATTTCAACAGTTCGAATGAGGACTGTGCCCTTTGTTTCGGCTACTACTGCGGAGAAGCCGCAGAAGAGATACCCTGGTGAATCGAAAGGGTTTGTTGAGGAGATGAGGTTTGTGGCGATGAAATTGCATACTAGGGATCAAGCTAAAGAGGGTGAGAAAGTTACTAAAGAACCCCAAGAAGGGCCTGTTGGTAAATGGGAGCCGACTGTTGAAGGGTATTTGAAGTTTCTTGTGGATAGTAAACTTGTTTATGATACTCTGGATAGAATCATTGCCAAGGCTGTGTTTCCTTCCT ATGCAGAGTTCAGTAACACCGGATTGGAAAGGTCTGAACCATTGGCAAAAGATTTGGAGTGGTTCAAAGAACAAGGCTATGCCATTCCAGAACCTTCTTCTCCTGGAGTCACCTATGCTCGTTATCTCGAAGAGCTGTCGGAAAAGGATCCTCAAGCATTTATTTGCCATTTTTACAATATATACTTTGCCCACACTGCTGGTGGTAGAATGATTGGGCGGAAG GTAGCAGAAAAGATACTCGACAACAAGGAGTTGGAATTTTATAAATGGGACGGTGACCTTTCCCAAATGTTGCAGAACGTAAGGGAGAAGCTGAACAAAGTCGCCGAA AGCTGGAGTAGGGAGGAGAAGAACCATTGCCTTGAGGAAACTGAGAAATCTTTTAAGCACTCGGGAGAAATTCTTCGTTTGATACTGTCATGA